Proteins from a single region of Drosophila biarmipes strain raj3 chromosome 3R, RU_DBia_V1.1, whole genome shotgun sequence:
- the LOC108025058 gene encoding sphingomyelin phosphodiesterase, which produces MRGIGILLAVAVTCGFLAVSAVNLPGVPVDFDVDDHILSAIADDISERLAKEYVTYLKTGVETPEFLKLTNQLAKSHSQKDIFTRNMPDLEPRDSFFVCVACRSVMRVFIRTIRDEDGELHGEDSSVLMKNFAMDVCRRLNLQTEEVCEGLIDSNLPTLEYIMRNSESDSQSFCSLFMEYSFCNTGSNEAYNWTLSVDKTGEPLSGPKSDTPSYSESDIRICQFTDIHHDPLYTPGSLATCAEPMCCQRNKETTEGTSEAAGYWGDYRDCDLPWQAFESALDNAVVNTKCDYVYQTGDIVDHMVWATSVEKNTMVLTKVSERINQAFGDVPVYPCIGNHEPHPLNLFSPEGVPDEISTKWLYEHLYNDWSRWLPAETKETILKGGYYTVVPKKGFRIIALNSNDCYTDNFWLYHSGTDKIPQLQWFHDTLLEAEKAGEYVHVLTHIPSGDGTCWSVWARELNRCITRFSSTISGIFTGHSHKDELFVYYSEDEGHATAVAWNGGAVTTYSNKNPNYREYAVSPTTYEVTNHWTWIYNLTEANLTPDEQPKWFLEYEFIKEFTEDTSPAGIDKLLDQFAENPALLRKYWRYRVTSADPQVNAGCDRTCLAGSLCRAAVTINSQRGRCEELREKLFASLDNEENSSPGGEATTPGPGTTPGDDNGGGGSSTLGLLSISSLLAVVLSIRLTL; this is translated from the exons ATGAGGGGAATCGGAATCCTGTTGGCGGTTGCTGTGACCTGCGGTTTCCTGGCGGTTTCCGCCGTAAACCTGCCCGGAGTGCCCGTGGACTTCGACGTGGACGACCACATCCTGTCCGCCATTGCGGACGACATATCCGAGCGCCTGGCCAAGGAGTACGTGACCTACTTGAAGACCGGCGTGGAGACGCCCGAGTTCCTGAAGCTCACCAACCAGCTGGCCAAGTCGCACAGCCAGAAGGACATATTCACCAGGAACATGCCCGACCTGGAGCCCAGGGACAGCTTCTTCGTGTGCGTGGCCTGCCGGTCGGTGATGCGGGTCTTCATCCGCACCATTCGCGACGAGGATGGCGAGCTGCACGGCGAGGACAGCTCCGTGCTGATGAAGAACTTTGCCATGGATGTGTGCCGCCGGCTGAACCTGCAAACCGAGGAGGTCTGCGAGGGTCTGATCGACTCCAACCTGCCCACCTTGGAGTACATTATGCGAAACTCCGAGAGCGACTCCCAGAGCTTCTGCTCCCTGTTCATGGAGTACAGCTTCTGCAACACAGGCTCCAACGAGGCCTACAACTGGACTCTGTCCGTGGACAAGACTGGAGAGCCCCTGAGCGGCCCCAAGTCCGATACGCCCAGCTACAGCGAGTCGGACATCAGGATCTGCCAGTTCACCGACATCCACCACGATCCCTTGTACACGCCCGGCAGTCTGGCCACCTGCGCCGAGCCCATGTGCTGCCAGAGGAACAAGGAGACCACCGAGGGAACCAGCGAGGCGGCTGGCTACTGGGGTGACTACAGGGACTGCGATCTGCCCTGGCAGGCCTTCGAGTCCGCGTTGGACAACGCTGTGGTCAACACCAAGTGCGACTATGTCTACCAGACTGGCGACATCGTGGACCACATGGTGTGGGCCACCTCCGTGGAGAAGAACACCATGGTCCTGACCAAGGTCAGCGAGCGCATCAACCAGGCCTTCGGCGATGTTCCCGTCTACCCCTGCATCGGCAACCACGAGCCCCATCCCCTGAACCT CTTCAGTCCCGAGGGCGTGCCGGATGAGATCAGCACCAAGTGGCTGTACGAGCACCTGTACAACGACTGGTCCAGGTGGCTGCCCGCGGAGACCAAGGAAACGATCCTCAAGGGAGGCTACTACACAGTGGTGCCCAAGAAGGGATTCCGCATCATCGCCCTGAACAGCAACGACTGCTACACGGACAACTTCTGGCTGTACCACAGCGGAACCGACAAGATTCCGCAGCTCCAGTGGTTCCACGACACCCTCTTGGAGGCCGAGAAAGCTGGGGAGTACGTCCACGTGCTCACCCACATCCCGTCGGGCGATGGCACCTGTTGGTCCGTGTGGGCCCGGGAGCTCAACCGCTGCATCACCCGCTTCAGCTCCACTATTAGCGGCATTTTCACAGGACACTCGCACAAGGACGAGCTCTTCGTCTACTACTCGGAGGACGAGGGCCACGCCACTGCGGTGGCCTGGAATGGCGGCGCCGTTACCACCTACTCGAACAAGAACCCCAACTACAGGGAGTACGCCGTGAGCCCCACCACCTACGAGGTGACCAACCACTGGACCTGGATCTACAACCTGACCGAGGCCAACCTGACCCCGGACGAGCAGCCCAAGTGGTTCCTGGAGTACGAGTTCATCAAGGAGTTCACCGAGGACACGAGTCCCGCCGGAATCGACAAGCTGCTCGACCAGTTCGCCGAGAATCCAGCCCTGTTGAGGAAG TACTGGCGCTACCGCGTGACCTCTGCTGATCCCCAGGTGAATGCAGGTTGTGATCGCACCTGCCTGGCTGGATCTCTTTGCCGCGCCGCTGTGACCATCAATTCCCAGCGAGGACGCTGCGAGGAACTGCGGGAAAAGCTGTTTGCCTCT CTGGACAACGAGGAGAACTCCTCACCCGGAGGCGAGGCCACCACTCCTGGACCCGGCACCACTCCAGGCGACGACAACGGCGGCGGTGGGTCCTCCACCCTGGGGCTGCTCAGCATCAGCTCCCTGCTGGCCGTAGTCCTCTCCATCCGCCTTACCCTCTAG
- the LOC108025442 gene encoding RING finger protein 37 encodes MSSLINFLNPKLKPSVESDAVCEDGYTAANLVADDIEQLERGFMCFAVCKPPIEIVFDFPKAVDMKVIKLWPACGALRSTAFELHGRHDGIWERVAFVRDLGRGVDSVTFCYQSDYNSRSSSNSEQSEKVFFFKSAHKILASTNSVKVVIRATERCPPVLRKVQMWGLPARSLDKADRELVKTIWSEISDPYGQRDAAQTPTGQRSPPRHVPELREQSTLSIPEEFLDSITWELMIFPTVLPSGKVVDQSTIDKHAEEEAKWGRQPSDPFTGLEYNAQRKAILNLALKARIEKFLMEHSEHFKAVPRSLGTSRLRRRHASQFASSTCQPGQISPAAGTYSALSNAYKQQQRKSRATATATSSSATSFAGSPHSPPAAKRARHSHHGSSACATVTSASTSIDQAIQQALQKVTRFSQLASNASAGCGSGSGAPPASCINCRSAQFGYEIRTCRHLVCRECLVLLSRDQQCVCKVFFRGADVERYHKLDP; translated from the exons ATGAGCAGCCTGATCAACTTCCTCAACCCCAAGCTGAAGCCCTCCGTGGAGAGCGATGCCGTGTGCGAGGACGGCTACACCGCGGCCAACCTGGTGGCGGACGACATCGAGCAGCTGGAGCGCGGGTTCATGTGCTTCGCCGTCTGCAAGCCGCCCATCGAGATCGTCTTCGACTTCCCCAAGGCGGTGGACATGAAGGTCATCAAGCTGTGGCCCGCATGTGGGGCGCTCAGGTCCACCGCCTTCGAGCTGCACGGACGACACGATGGCATCTGGGAGCGGGTGGCCTTCGTGCGCGACCTGGGCCGTGGCGTGGACTCGGTGACCTTCTGCTACCAGAGCGACTACAACTCGCGCAGCAGCTCCAACTCGGAGCAGAGCGAGAAGGTGTTCTTCTTCAAGTCCGCCCACAAGATCCTGGCCAGCACGAACAGCGTAAAGGTGGTCATCCGGGCCACGGAACGCTGCCCTCCGGTGCTGCGCAAGGTCCAGATGTGGGGACTGCCCGCCCGCTCCCTAGACAAGGCCGACCGGGAGCTTGTCAAGACTATTTGGAGCGAGATAAGCGACCCCTACGGCCAGCGGGACGCAGCCCAGACGCCCACGGGCCAGAGGTCACCGCCGCGACACGTTCCCGAGCTGCGGGAGCAGTCCACACTCTCCATTCCCGAGGAGTTCCTCGACTCCATCACCTGGGAGCTAATG ATCTTCCCCACCGTGCTGCCCTCTGGCAAAGTGGTGGACCAGTCCACCATCGACAAGCAcgccgaggaggaggccaaGTGGGGCCGCCAGCCCTCGGATCCCTTCACAGGCCTGGAGTACAATGCGCAGCGCAAGGCGATCCTCAACCTGGCCCTGAAGGCGCGCATCGAGAAGTTCCTCATGGAGCACTCGGAGCACTTCAAGGCGGTGCCGCGCAGCCTGGGCACCTCTCGCCTGCGTCGCCGCCACGCCTCGCAGTTCGCCAGCAGCACCTGCCAGCCGGGACAGATCAGCCCGGCTGCCGGAACCTATTCGGCGCTGAGCAACGCCtacaagcagcagcagcggaagAGCAGGGCCACCGCCACGGCCACCTCCTCGTCGGCGACTTCCTTCGCGGGATCCCCGCACTCGCCGCCAGCGGCCAAGAGGGCCAGGCACAGCCACCACGGCAGCAGCGCCTGTGCCACCGTGACCTCGGCCTCCACCTCCATCGACCAGGCCATTCAGCAGGCGCTGCAGAAGGTCACGCGCTTCAGCCAGCTGGCCTCGAACGCCAGCGCCGGCTGCGGATCCGGATCAGGGGCTCCTCCCGCCAGCTGCATAAACTGCCGGAGCGCCCAGTTCGGCTACGAGATCCGCACGTGCCGCCACCTGGTCTGCCGGGAGTGCCTGGTGCTGCTCTCGCGCGACCAGCAGTGCGTGTGCAAGGTGTTCTTCCGCGGCGCCGACGTGGAGCGCTACCACAAGCTGGATCCTTAG
- the LOC108025368 gene encoding 28S ribosomal protein S18c, mitochondrial, with the protein MLKLGKFLAQNAKVVNLVGRQQLGATSRFYSANAESADSDLPIDITNPYEKDPQQCILCKHSIEPHYKNVKLLSQFQSPYTGRIYGRHITGLCKRRQEQVEQAILRAQQCLLMPGYHKDLDFLQDPKLFDPERPVRPHKY; encoded by the coding sequence AGGTGGTTAACCTGGTGGGCAGGCAGCAATTGGGCGCCACCAGCCGCTTTTACTCGGCCAACGCCGAATCCGCGGACTCGGATTTGCCCATTGACATAacgaatccctacgaaaagGACCCCCAGCAGTGCATCCTGTGCAAGCACAGCATCGAGCCGCACTACAAGAACGTGAAGCTGCTCTCCCAGTTCCAATCCCCGTACACGGGTCGCATTTACGGGCGGCACATCACCGGATTATGCAAGCGCCGGCAGGAGCAGGTGGAGCAGGCCATCCTGCGCGCCCAGCAGTGCCTGCTGATGCCGGGCTACCACAAGGACCTCGACTTCCTGCAGGACCCCAAGCTCTTCGATCCCGAGCGGCCCGTGCGCCCGCACAAGTACTAG
- the LOC108025367 gene encoding uncharacterized protein LOC108025367 — translation MSGGTNITPQSGRRPRLGLGRRGCQSTPLMRLHRGETSVNTPKIGNQETPKALALSLSARRIGLSRNRTELTKKKLEFAVAQENKDNEPEVEKKPAKKEAKKVNHRKSDPKENCHKSEDEQQQDLQKNPPEESPQHSKITELQGDIEVWHRAFRASVDDLLTMAEPGLSKKELLAQLGIPLEMLRYLEED, via the coding sequence ATGTCCGGAGGGACCAACATAACTCCTCAATCCGGCCGAAGACCACGCCTCGGATTGGGCAGGCGTGGTTGTCAATCCACGCCTTTAATGAGACTTCACAGGGGCGAAACCTCTGTAAATACCCCAAAAATTGGGAACCAGGAGACTCCAAAGGCCCTAGCACTATCCCTGAGCGCACGCAGGATAGGTTTGTCCAGAAACCGGACGGAACTGACCAAGAAGAAGCTGGAGTTTGCTGTTGCGCAGGAAAACAAGGACAATGAGCCAGAGGTTGAGAAGAAACCCGCCAAAAAGGAGGCCAAGAAGGTCAACCATAGGAAGAGCGATCCTAAAGAGAATTGCCATAAGTCAGAGGATGAACAGCAGCAGGATCTCCAAAAGAATCCTCCGGAAGAGAGTCCCCAGCACAGTAAAATCACAGAACTACAGGGAGATATAGAAGTCTGGCACCGGGCATTCAGAGCCTCTGTGGACGATCTACTGACGATGGCGGAGCCAGGACTCTCGAAGAAGGAGCTCCTCGCCCAGCTGGGCATTCCCCTCGAGATGCTGCGCTACCTGGAGGAGGATTAA